GTGGTGGTGGCCGGCTCGGTCAGCCTCACCATGCTGATGGGCGCCACCGCCGCGTACGTCTTCGCCAGGTACGAGTTCCGCGGCCGGCAGTTCGTCTACTACCTGTTCGTCGGCGGTCTGATGTTCCCGGTGTTCCTCGCCCTGGTGCCGCTCTTCTTCGTGGTCCGCAACGCCGGCCTCTTCGGCACCTGGATCGGGCTGATCCTGGTGTACGCGGCCTACTCGCTGCCGTTCACGGTGTTCTTCCTGACCGCGTTCTTCCGGACCCTGCCGACCTCGGTGGCCGAGGCCGCGATGGTCGACGGCTGCGGTCACTTCCGGTTGTTCTTCCGGGTGATGCTGCCGATGGCGCGTCCGGGACTGATCAGTGTGGCGATCTTCAACTTCCTCAGCCACTGGAACCAGTTCCTGCTACCGCAGGTGCTGATGCAGGGCGACGAGTCCAAGTGGGTGCTCGCCCAGGGGCTGTTCGCCCTGTCGGTCAGCCAGGGCTACGCCGGCGACTACGCCCGGCTGTTCGCCGGGCTGAGCATCGCCGTGCTGCCGGTGCTCGCCGTGTACGTGGGCTTCCAGCGGCAGGTGCAGACCGGGCTGACCGCGGGCCAGCTCAAGTGATCTCGCCGACGAACGCCCGGTTTTCCTTGCCGAGCCCCGTCCGATTCCGATCACAACTCGACGGGCCACCGGCAGCCGCAGCGGTGTCCGGGGTGTGGCAGATGACACGGGCAGCGCAAGCGGCGCCGCTCGTAGCATCGGGCGGGTGATCGACCAGAGCACCTTCGCCCCGTTTGTGCTGGTGGAACACGACGACCCGCCCGTGCGCAACTGCGGCGGGCGAAGCCGGTGCCGGTACAACCTCGTGCTGCACGACCGCGACATGCAGCCGGTGGCGTCGACCTTCGCGCTCGCTGGCGTCGCAGGCGACGGCTGCGGCTGGAACGGTTTCGCCGAATCGCTCGCGGCCGCCGAGATGCCAGCGGTAGCCGAGCTGGTGAACTTCCTTTCCGACCCCGGGACCTTCGTGCTCACCAGTCACCACGTCGACGCCCTGCGCCAGCTGGCCGGGCGGCTCGCCGCGGCGTACCACGACCCCGAACTACTCGCCCACCTGCTGCGACCGGCTCGCGAGGCCTGACCGGCACGCGATCACCGTCGTGCGCTGGCGTCTACCAGCGCACTCGCCAACCCGCCGCGCGCCCGCGCCGTCGGCGCGCCCGTCCCGTTCAGGGCGGGCCGCGGGGCCGTGGGCGGGGGATCCGGCCCGGCGAGCGCGAGGCCTCAGGCGGTGGGCGGGACCAGCAGGGCGTGCAGGGCGGCCGGATCGGTGACCTCCGGCAGCGACAGGGCGGCGAGCCAGGCCGCAGCGGCGGCGCCATCGCCAGCGGAGAAGACCCACGCGTCCGGCCACCGCCGGCCGACCTCGGCCCGGACGGCCGTGGCCAGCGGGGTGTCCCCGGTGAGCAGACCACCCCCGAGCACGACGGGGGACACCGCCCCTGGGGGGCGGATCCGGGTGGCGCTCTCGGCCAGGTGCGCGGCCGCCTCGTCGATCAGCCCGGCGGCGACCGGCTCGTCGTCCAATGCGGCGGCGACCACCAGGGGCGCCAGCCGGGCCAGCTCCACCGGGGGTCGCCGGGTGACCGCCTGGATCAGCCTGTCGACCGTGTCGCGCGGGCGGGCCGACACCTCGGCTGAGCCGAGCAGCTCGGTGAGCACTGCGACGGCCAGCGGCCCCGGCGCACGGCCGGAGTCCAGGTCGGCCAGGAGTCGCCGGACGGCCTCCCGGCCCAGCCAGAAGCCCGAGCCGGCGTCGCCGAGCAGCCAGCCGTGCCCGTCCGCGACCCGGTCCAGTCGCAGCGCGCACACCCGGGCCGCGATCGCCCCGGTGCCGGCTATGA
Above is a window of Micromonospora coriariae DNA encoding:
- a CDS encoding N-acetylglucosamine kinase; protein product: MSDTVVVGLDVGGTSTRATALTLTGERLGTGRAGGGNPTSHGAEKAATELLKALRGALADVDPTRVAAGTIGLAGAARLLAEPAGRQAFDQAWRDAGLRCPYDVHGDALVAYASGTASPDGTVLIAGTGAIAARVCALRLDRVADGHGWLLGDAGSGFWLGREAVRRLLADLDSGRAPGPLAVAVLTELLGSAEVSARPRDTVDRLIQAVTRRPPVELARLAPLVVAAALDDEPVAAGLIDEAAAHLAESATRIRPPGAVSPVVLGGGLLTGDTPLATAVRAEVGRRWPDAWVFSAGDGAAAAAWLAALSLPEVTDPAALHALLVPPTA
- a CDS encoding Imm51 family immunity protein, translated to MIDQSTFAPFVLVEHDDPPVRNCGGRSRCRYNLVLHDRDMQPVASTFALAGVAGDGCGWNGFAESLAAAEMPAVAELVNFLSDPGTFVLTSHHVDALRQLAGRLAAAYHDPELLAHLLRPAREA
- a CDS encoding carbohydrate ABC transporter permease; amino-acid sequence: MTTLDKPAPAATTPTPAGGRDRPLRRDLGVANVFSHGFLLIWGLLTVLPLLWMFLSSFKTNGEILADPWGLPGALHWDNWARAWTGAHIGRYFLNSLVVVAGSVSLTMLMGATAAYVFARYEFRGRQFVYYLFVGGLMFPVFLALVPLFFVVRNAGLFGTWIGLILVYAAYSLPFTVFFLTAFFRTLPTSVAEAAMVDGCGHFRLFFRVMLPMARPGLISVAIFNFLSHWNQFLLPQVLMQGDESKWVLAQGLFALSVSQGYAGDYARLFAGLSIAVLPVLAVYVGFQRQVQTGLTAGQLK